From a region of the Candidatus Bathyarchaeota archaeon genome:
- a CDS encoding ATP-binding protein, protein MSELDIVGQVVGGNSAEILIREKADKELELGDLLISEEGNSRLLLQVFELTYGSQIPQLGRELMAGITLERAGKDLSIFDSQMRNYVI, encoded by the coding sequence TTGTCTGAATTGGATATTGTTGGCCAAGTAGTAGGTGGAAACTCTGCTGAGATTTTGATTAGAGAGAAAGCAGACAAGGAGCTTGAACTGGGCGATTTATTGATATCTGAGGAAGGGAACTCAAGACTTCTGTTGCAGGTATTCGAATTAACATACGGCAGCCAAATACCACAACTTGGTAGAGAATTAATGGCAGGTATAACTCTGGAGAGAGCTGGAAAAGATCTTTCAATTTTTGACTCACAGATGCGTAATTATGTCATC